Proteins co-encoded in one Yamadazyma tenuis chromosome 1, complete sequence genomic window:
- the NAS2 gene encoding putative 26S proteasome regulatory subunit (EggNog:ENOG503P5F5; COG:O), with protein MTLEKDSFEGLMSSLNLDSDKFTTYKVHDDLNYQQLSLIKKELENQLSALFDILATNFAAEMSTPLVTPDGFPRDDIDVVGIRLVRVRIIRLRNDHKRVLAMIESKLQDQFKAVDSSAIEQKTSTIQSSVPFAVIEDVLENSPADRAGLQKRDRIVVFGGDIHAGNHNKLASVVARVQTSIDTPVDVRVLRAESVVELQLVPSNSWNGRGLLGCKIVPL; from the coding sequence ATGACACTCGAAAAAGACTCGTTTGAAGGTCTTATGAGctccttgaacttggactcAGACAAGTTCACCACCTACAAAGTGCACGATGACCTCAATTACCAGCAATTgctgttgatcaaaaaaGAGCTTGAAAATCAGTTGTCGGCTCTCTTCGATATATTGGCCACCAATTTCGCCGCCGAAATGAGCACTCCCTTAGTGACGCCTGATGGGTTTCCGCGTGATGATATCGACGTGGTAGGCATTCGACTTGTACGTGTTCGAATTATCCGTTTACGAAATGACCACAAACGTGTATTGGCAATGATTGAATCGAAACTACAAGACCAGTTTAAAGCAGTAGATTCATCTGCGATAGAACAAAAGACGTCGACGATACAGTCTCTGGTTCCATTTGCGGTGATAGAAGACGTGCTCGAAAACAGTCCAGCCGACAGGGCTGGGCTTCAGAAACGCGATCGTAtcgttgtttttggtggagataTTCACGCAGGAAACCACAACAAGTTGGCATCCGTTGTGGCACGAGTACAAACCAGCATTGACACACCTGTAGACGTACGGGTATTGCGAGCcgagtcggtggtggagttgcAGTTGGTGCCTTCTAACAGTTGGAATGGAAGAGGTCTTTTGGGTTGCAAAATCGTACCCTTATAG
- the WBP1 gene encoding oligosaccharyl transferase glycoprotein complex, beta subunit (EggNog:ENOG503NWIM; COG:G), with protein MFITRLVALLSLVFLAVAERSLVVYDSVKIDLAEPPIELKRVVETFKSLGHEILLRGYQDSDLLMFVSGYAIFDNIVFLPTSSKKINRKEQLNKQNLVDIAKTANLVFVGDSNYNYPDVIREFLNEAGIYPSPKGYKLIDHFEASDKVKLTKDNIGCARILSTIDTEYDGQSAILSNNENLVPILTASKTSFSSNDNINPVDNENSWGFGQQSHLAVSLQALSGTRITWVGSIELLKQELLLWAIGQRNALKLQFVQHHKADEPQNLDSTLYRIKDQVVYTIGVSELVDGQWKPFVVENDEETLQLSFKMLDPYQRLNLQPLGEASSVEGSKVLDTYVYSVNFTIPDQHGMFTFELDYKRPGLTYLLEKQVVAIRHLANDEYKRSWDITNAWFYVVSAVLVVIAWFFFVVNFLYVSKVDVGKKDQ; from the coding sequence ATGTTTATCACCAGACTCGTGGCGTTATTGTCGCTCGTGTTTCTTGCGGTAGCAGAAAGATCGTTGGTTGTGTATGATTCCGTTAAGATTGACTTGGCCGAGCCTCCAATCGAGTTGAAACGTGTGGTTGAAACCTTCAAGCTGTTGGGCCACGAAATATTGCTCAGAGGGTACCAAGATTCCgatttgttgatgtttGTAAGTGGATATGCTATCTTTGACAACATCGTGTTCTTGCCCACCTCTTCCAAGAAGATAAACAGGAAGGAACAATTGAATAAACAGAACTTGGTTGATATTGCTAAGACTGCCAATCTCGTGTTTGTGGGAGACTCCAACTACAATTACCCTGATGTAATTAGAGAATTTCTCAACGAAGCAGGCATTTATCCATCGCCAAAGGGCTATAAGTTGATCGACCACTTTGAAGCTTCTGACAAGGTgaagttgaccaaggaCAATATCGGCTGTGCCAGAATATTATCTACCATTGACACCGAGTACGATGGCCAGTCAGCGATTCTCAGCAACAACGAGAACTTGGTTCCGATCTTGACTGCCAGCAAAACTAGTTTCTCTTCCAATGACAACATCAACCCTGTTGATAACGAGAACTCGTGGGGATTCGGCCAACAGAGTCATTTGGCAGTATCCCTCCAGGCATTGAGTGGTACTCGtatcacttgggttggatCGATCGAGCTCTTGAAGCAAGAGTTGCTCTTATGGGCCATTGGTCAGAGGAATGCACTTAAGTTGCagtttgttcaacaccatAAGGCTGACGAGCCTCAAAACCTCGACTCCACCTTGTACAGAATCAAAGATCAAGTGGTCTATACCATTGGAGTTAGTGAATTGGTAGATGGCCAATGGAAGCCGTTTGTGGTGGAAAATGACGAGGAGACTTTACAATTGAGCTTTAAGATGTTGGACCCATACCAAAGATTAAACTTACAACCTTTGGGTGAAGCCTCGTCGGTTGAAGGAAGCAAAGTGTTGGACACCTACGTGTACTCTGTCAACTTTACCATTCCCGACCAGCATGGAATGTTCACGTTTGAATTGGACTACAAGAGACCTGGTCTCACCTACTTATTGGAGAAACAAGTGGTGGCTATCAGACACTTGGCCAACGATGAGTATAAGAGATCGTGGGATATTACCAACGCCTGGTTCTATGTTGTCAGTGCCGTGTTGGTGGTTATCGCATGGTTCTTTTTCGTGGTGAACTTCTTATACGTAAGCAAGGTAGATGTAGGTAAGAAAGACCAATAA
- a CDS encoding serine/threonine-protein phosphatase (EggNog:ENOG503NZYB; COG:T), with product MRDSPPKKDPLPKSSAPLSHPGTASESSTNDDLEPDERSSALYPSRYTHSSAIKIERKNHLTITPNSINYSGTNAHTRKTTKKRDASPNLNSDIGFHMANLLTATSSNSPTSRSVVAGVAGAVSGEYSSSVDSDMSPVFTSLEYKDSDSLSSLGSFSSSPKATSFQYETEGIIGNLDPISESSENSPTPDEAIKVTVQKLSQVTLASSSSSDVSPPLTPVSRRGSYPVDIDAIITRLIKIGNDKPAKKSKLSRDKLPFTSEEIKYILNKSRSIFLDQPTLLRLAPPVKVLGDLHGQYTDLIRIFNKCGYPPHSNYLFLGDYVDRGHKSLETILLLLCYKIKYPENFFMLRGNHESANITKIYGFYDECKRRLPSLTGNHKMWKMFVDVFNSLPIAATINDKIFCIHGGLSPDLHNLKQIEDIKRPTDVPDKGLLADLLWSDPDPSVKNFSLKNWPKNDRGVSYCFGRKHVDHFCATFGFELIVRGHMVVEDGYEFFDKRKLVTIFSAPNYCGEFNNYGAVMSVDRSLCCSFDLLKPL from the coding sequence ATGCGAGATAGCCCGCCCAAGAAAGACCCTCTACCGAAAAGTTCTGCCCCCCTTTCCCATCCTGGCACTGCCAGCGAATCATCCACTAATGACGATTTAGAACCAGATGAGCGTAGCTCTGCGCTATACCCTTCACGATACACCCACAGTTCTGCTATTAAGATAGAACGCAAGAACCACCTAACTATAACCCCTAATTCCATTAACTATTCGGGTACCAATGCTCACACCAGaaaaaccaccaagaaaaGAGATGCTCTGCCCAACTTGAACCTGGACATCGGCTTTCATAtggccaacttgttgactGCCACGTCCTCCAACAGCCCCACCTCTCGcctggtggtggcaggTGTTGCTGGTGCTGTTCTGGGAGAATATAGCTCTTCTGTCGACAGTGACATGTCTCCTGTTTTCACCAGCCTCGAGTACAAGGACAGTGACCTGCTCCTGTCGCTCGGATCGTTCTCAAGCCTGCCCAAAGCCACCAGTTTTCAGTACGAGACTGAAGGCATTATTGGCAACTTGGACCCGATTTCAGAGTCGCTGGAAAATTCTCCCACTCCTGACGAGGCCATCAAGGTCACAGTGCAGAAGTTATCACAGGTGACATTggcgtcttcttcgtcgtctGATGTTCTGCCTCCTTTGACCCCCGTCAGCCGCAGAGGCTCCTACCCCGTGGATATTGATGCAATAATCACCCGTTTGATAAAAATCGGCAACGATAAACCtgccaaaaagtccaaatTGAGCAGGGATAAGTTGCCATTTACCTCCGAGGAAATCAAGTatattttgaacaagtccaGGTCCATCTTTTTGGACCAACCGACATTATTACGGTTGGCTCCTCCTGTGAAAGTGTTGGGAGACTTGCATGGCCAATATACTGATCTTATTcggattttcaacaaatgtGGATATCCTCCTCACAGCAACTACTTGTTCTTGGGGGACTACGTTGATCGAGGTCACAAGTCCTTGGAAAccatcttgttgttgttgtgcTATAAGATCAAGTATCCTGAGAATTTTTTCATGTTGAGAGGTAATCACGAAAGtgccaacatcaccaaaatctACGGGTTTTATGATGAGTGTAAGAGACGGTTGCCCAGCTTGACTGGAAATCATAAGATGTGGAAGATGTTTGTAGATGTTTTCAACAGTTTACCCATTGCTGCCACCATCAACGATAAAATCTTTTGTATCCATGGAGGCTTATCGCCCGATTTACACAATTTGAAGCAGATTGAAGACATTAAACGTCCTACAGATGTCCCTGATAAAGGATTATTGGCTGACTTATTGTGGTCAGATCCTGATCCTTCTGTTAAGAATTTctcattgaaaaattggcCCAAGAATGACAGAGGAGTATCGTATTGTTTCGGAAGAAAACATGTCGACCACTTCTGTGCCACCTTTGGATTTGAATTGATTGTGCGTGGTCAtatggttgttgaagacgGCTACGAGTTTTTTGATAAACGGAAGTTGGTGACGATATTTTCGGCCCCCAACTATTGTGGTGAATTCAACAACTACGGGGCTGTGATGAGTGTGGACAGATCACTCTGTTGCTCATTTGATCTCTTGAAACCCCTTTAG
- a CDS encoding uncharacterized protein (EggNog:ENOG503NZSK; COG:S) has product MQPAYNDKRRVSGYAHILETIVRNRIKDSLFYKQHLYLTNEQTILQVIVDNVKYVGGLDSSNRPSPFLCCLLRLLEIGPSAAVVGLYLKQPEFKYLTILTLIYIRLTQPPTEVYQVLDTYRSNYTKVRVLLSSPEMVDGVPVNYGIIHIDEFVDELERSDRVVGVVMPRLESRRRLVARGMIPDRVYHVQTLDEPESSDFSSDSD; this is encoded by the coding sequence ATGCAACCCGCCTACAATGACAAGCGTAGAGTTTCGGGATATGCTCATATACTTGAAACTATTGTGCGAAACCGTATCAAGGACTCGCTCTTCTACAAACAGCATCTCTACTTGACCAATGAGCAGACCATTCTTCAGGTGATTGTGGATAATGTCAAGTATGTGGGCGGGTTGGACTCGAGCAATCGACCTAGTCCGTTCCTCTGCTGTCTCCTCCGTCTCCTTGAGATTGGACCCAGTGCCGCCGTGGTGGGGCTATACTTGAAACAACCTGAGTTCAAATACCTCACTATCCTCACGTTGATATACATACGATTGACCCAACCACCCACAGAAGTATATCAGGTGTTGGATACGTACCGTTCCAACTACACCAAGGTACGGGTACTTTTATCGTCGCCAGAGATGGTGGATGGTGTGCCGGTGAACTATGGAATAATACATATCgatgagtttgttgatgagctcGAGCGCCTGGATCGAGTGGTGGGGGTGGTGATGCCTCGGCTCGAGCTGCGGCGGCGCTTGGTAGCGCGTGGCATGATTCCCGACCGGGTCTACCATGTCCAGACTCTTGACGAGCCTGAATCAAGTGACTTCCTGAGTGATAGTGATTAA
- a CDS encoding uncharacterized protein (EggNog:ENOG503PF42), with translation MSVTVDQHQTDGHSKTKIVFISVLFVLSLTMFVLQTEFTSQAYTRGFKEPIILLIVTHGSWWTLWPLQVLSVAVYRVISRARRAIDPSKPGYQPLSSTTELLPTVVAPAPINPNSASPPPPTINYWLYFKKAIVKQFHNIYHTSIIIYEYHVNDDDRIHGINQLIDQHPHISSTPSITACVVSFVQTPSIQYILWKTFVLVLLLTVAGFTWYGSMALTYAADVTAIYNCSAFTAYIFAIPLLNERFSWLKANSVLIAIVGVFIVSYSDSSDGADTPYPYRFWGNLAISIGAVLYGLYEVFYKKFLCIPPHLSKLITPKRQMVFANFVMSLLGLYTAVILLVGCILVDILGIHKFNLVNYDGAGVIWGYIAGSIVSNLSFSASFLSLISLTNPVLSSVSSLLTIFLIGVVEWWLFDNVLSTSQLVGDVLVIIGFVLLTVASWNEISEGEDSDEMEVVSNYSFAISTSDDSQPLR, from the coding sequence ATGTCTGTCACAGTGGACCAACACCAGACTGATGGCCACTCCAAAACGAAGATCGTCTTTATCTCCgtgttgtttgtgttgtCGTTGACAATGTTTGTGTTGCAAACTGAGTTCACTTCCCAGGCTTATACTCGGGGGTTTAAAGAGCCAATTATACTATTAATAGTCACCCATGGATCTTGGTGGACTTTGTGGCCACTACAGGTGTTGTCGGTGGCGGTATACCGCGTGATTTCTAGGGCCAGGCGTGCTATAGATCCCTCAAAGCCAGGGTACCAGCCGTTatcttccaccaccgaaTTGCTTCCTACGGTGGTGGCACCTGCTCCCATCAACCCCAACAGTGCTAgtccacctccaccaacgaTAAACTATTGGCTTTACTTCAAGAAGGCCATAGTCAAGCAGTTCCACAACATTTATCACACGTCCATCATTATCTATGAATATCACGTTAATGACGATGACCGCATCCACGGAATCAATCAGCTCATCGACCAGCACCCACACATCCTGCTGACGCCTTCCATCACTGCCTGTGTTGTTTCGTTTGTACAGACCCCATCCATCCAATACATTCTCTGGAAGACCTTTGTGTTGGTATTGTTACTTACTGTTGCCGGTTTCACCTGGTACGGATCTATGGCCCTCACCTACGCAGCAGATGTCACAGCCATCTACAATTGTTCGGCATTCACTGCCTACATCTTCGCTATCCCGTTGTTGAATGAACGATTTTCGTGGCTCAAGGCAAACTCTGTCCTTATTGCCATTGTCGGTGTGTTTATTGTACTGTACTCTGATTCGAGTGACGGGGCTGACACCCCTTATCCATATAGGTTTTGGGGAAACTTAGCCATCTCCATTGGTGCGGTGCTTTATGGATTATATGAGGTATTCTATAAGAAATTCTTGTGTATTCCTCCTCacttatccaagttgatcaccCCGAAAAGACAAATGGTTTTTGCCAACTTTGTTATGTCGTTGTTGGGATTGTATACGGCTGTCATCCTTTTGGTGGGGTGTATATTGGTGGATATCTTGGGAATCCAtaagttcaacttggtcaactaTGATGGAGCAGGAGTGATCTGGGGTTACATTGCCGGCTCAATTGTATCTAACCTTTCATTCAGCGCTCTgtttttgtctttgatCTCCTTGACAAATCCAGTGCTATCATCTGTCAGTTCTCTTTTGACGATCTTCTTGATTGGTGTGGTGGAATGGTGGTTATTTGATAACGTCTTGAGCACTTCTCAGTTGGTGGGTGACGTTTTGGTCATCATAGGCTTTGTGCTTTTGACCGTCGCTTCGTGGAATGAAATCAGCGAAGGGGAGGATCTGGACGAGATGGAGGTTGTGTCCAACTACTCATTTGCCATTTCTACCCTGGACGATTCGCAGCCATTAAGGTAA
- a CDS encoding 6-phosphofructo-2-kinase (COG:G; EggNog:ENOG503P6IB), translating into MTSASNSSTSMASLFDAAGTSTAQTSTTSSYTRTPATSMAMTPASSFSHLNDTSSKNIIILVGLPATGKSTISQSLATHLNSHPHLKTKVFNCGQVRRDTLKTTDTYHNYEFFDPNNKLFIFKREIIAMNSMDSLIDELESETINVGILDATNTTRERRSNLVKLVHERVANEGLVLDSLVVLDIQCTDPLLIHYNINAKTKNDDYKNQEYQQSINDFTKRLGNYRRAYQPIDEEELQSYREILASYVVVENGGADYHERTFHKSEVGNVMSEYFAAYSKYDARLYYDKVADYYRHAEFETNKDTINDRICNY; encoded by the coding sequence ATGACCTCAGCTTCTAATAGTTCGACGTCGATGGCGTCTCTCTTCGATGCTGCCGGCACCTCCACTGCTCAGACCCTGACAACATCCTCCTACACGCGAACTCCTGCCACCTCGATGGCCATGACACCAGCTTCGTCCTTTTCACACCTTAATGATACTTCAAGCAAAAACATCATAATCCTTGTCGGCTTGCCCGCCACTGGCAAGAGCACTATTTCCCAGCTGCTTGCCACACACCTCAACTCTCATCCACATCTCAAAACCAAGGTCTTCAACTGTGGACAAGTTAGAAGAGATACCCTCAAGACCACGGATACCTATCATAATTATGAGTTCTTTGAtcccaacaacaagcttttcatcttcaaacgAGAGATCATCGCCATGAACTCGATGGACTCGTTGATAGACGAGTTGGAACTGGAAACCATCAATGTGGGTATTCTTGATGCCACCAATACCACCCGCGAACGGCgatccaacttggtgaagttggTCCACGAGCGAGTAGCCAACGAAGGGTTGGTGTTGGACAGCTTGGTAGTGCTCGACATTCAGTGCACGGATCCATTGCTAATCCACTATAATATTAATGCTAAAACGAAGAATGACGATTACAAGAACCAGGAATACCAGCAGTCGATCAACGACTTTACCAAACGACTTGGTAACTACAGACGGGCGTACCAGCCcatcgatgaagaagagttgcAGTCGTACCGTGAAATTTTGGCCAGCTacgtggtggtggagaacGGCGGTGCTGATTACCATGAACGGACGTTTCACAAGAGTGAGGTGGGAAACGTTATGAGTGAGTATTTTGCGGCCTACCTGAAATACGATGCACGGCTTTATTATGATAAGGTTGCAGACTATTATAGACACGCAGAATTTGAGACGAACAAAGACACAATTAATGACAGGATTTGCAACTACTGA
- the ADI1_1 gene encoding 1,2-dihydroxy-3-keto-5-methylthiopentene dioxygenase (COG:E; EggNog:ENOG503P21X) produces MVAFFYHDNKDTPENFTDEHSSGTPVTVERLKQLGVLYYYVTSNEQLNSIAKARNYKNRDEITLNLDSFNGDLGAFNAKMAQFYKEHYHEDEEIRYIVDGEGYFDVRDVGDQWIRAKLNAGDMLILPAGIYHRFTLSSAQKNIKAVRLFKDEPKWEAINRDTDKVTEARSDYVRGIAV; encoded by the coding sequence ATGGTAGCGTTCTTCTATCACGACAATAAGGACACCCCCGAAAACTTCACCGACGAACACAGCTCCGGCACGCCCGTGACGGTAGAACGGCTCAAACAGCTTGGGGTTCTCTATTACTACGTCACATCCAACGAACAGCTCAACTCCATCGCCAAAGCAAGAAACTACAAGAACAGAGACGAAATCACCCTTAATTTGGATTCCTTCAACGGCGACTTGGGTGCCTTCAACGCCAAAATGGCCCAGTTCTATAAGGAGCATTACCACGAAGATGAGGAAATCAGATACATTGTGGATGGAGAAGGTTATTTTGATGTCAGAGACGTAGGCGACCAGTGGATCCGGGCCAAGCTTAACGCCGGCGACATGTTGATCTTACCAGCTGGAATCTACCACCGGTTCACGTTATCCAGCGCCCAGAAGAACATCAAGGCGGTGCGGTTATTCAAAGATGAACCCAAGTGGGAGGCCATTAACAGAGATACCGATAAAGTCACGGAAGCCCGGTCTGATTACGTTCGTGGTATCGCCGTATGA
- the URM1 gene encoding Ubiquitin- modifier 1 (COG:O; BUSCO:EOG09265K1R; EggNog:ENOG503P6W9): protein MIKVKVEFLGGLDIISNHERQHKLTLPLEEGDATMKDVITYICKDIITDQKDVPVFIEDDTVRPGILVLINDTDWELEDKEEYVVESGDLFTFTSTLHGG, encoded by the coding sequence ATGATCAAAGTAAAGGTAGAGTTTTTAGGTGGCTTGGACATCATCAGCAACCATGAGAGACAACACAAGTTGACGCTCccacttgaagaaggcgATGCCACCATGAAAGACGTCATCACTTACATCTGTAAAGATATCATCACAGACCAGAAGGATGTGCCTGTATTCATCGAGGATGACACCGTGAGACCAGGGATCTTGGTGCTTATCAACGACACCGACTGGGAGTTGGAGGACAAGGAGGAGTATGTTGTTGAATCGGGCGATTTGTTCACCTTCACCAGTACCTTACATGGAGGTTAA
- the PFS2 gene encoding pre-mRNA cleavage and polyadenylation factor (CPF) complex subunit (EggNog:ENOG503NUVK; COG:A; BUSCO:EOG09261LPY), translating into MSYNRPDNDRYAVYQQNIEQQLASQGRKAAHRRIVDHGNNMGRWYLLRSIGLDAQSIGTIRPESSYLIDLLPSPAYSNYNSNKNNLSVFDTQTKFVHLSSNKEKHTISAVKWTPEGRRLLVAAHSGEFTLWNGMTFNFETITQAHDSAILALKYSHNDEWLLSGDQDGTVKYWQTNFNNVNILNCHTDGIRDISFSPNDTKFLTCSDDSTMKIWNFNNGKEEAHLTGHHWDVKSSDWHPNLGLVVSGSKDNLIKLWDPRSGTCISTLHGFKHTVTKTRFQPNGMQRLLASVSRDRSCRIFDLRTMKDLIVLRNHESDLSCVEWHPLHPSMFTVGAYDGSISHYLLDSYIPDDDKEQINTISPSHTIPYAHEKSIHALEYHPLGHLLCSAGADRSARFWSRSRPNDPMAFQDALYTNDKNGAWYYQANNNVNAVIAPPSNGVGAATSAAQVPGLSSIPGLNFSH; encoded by the coding sequence ATGAGCTACAACAGACCCGATAATGACAGGTATGCAGTATACCAACAGAATATCGAACAACAGCTCGCTTCTCAGGGTAGAAAAGCTGCTCACAGAAGAATTGTCGACCATGGAAATAATATGGGAAGATGGTATTTACTTCGATCCATTGGACTCGACGCCCAGAGTATCGGGACCATTCGTCCCGAGTCATCGTATTTGATTGATCTCTTACCCTCACCGGCCTACTCGAACTACAACTCCAATAAAAACAACTTATCAGTGTTTGACACCCAGACCAAGTTTGTACATTTATCTTCCAATAAAGAAAAGCATACGATATCGGCAGTGAAATGGACACCTGAAGGCCGGCGGTTATTGGTGGCGGCCCACAGCGGAGAGTTTACTTTATGGAATGGGATGACGTTCAACTTCGAAACCATCACCCAGGCCCATGACTCAGCTATATTGGCCCTTAAGTACAGTCACAACGACGAATGGTTACTTAGTGGAGACCAAGACGGAACCGTTAAGTACTGGCAAACGAATTTCAATAACGTGAACATTCTCAATTGCCATACCGATGGGATCCGAGATATCTCGTTTTCTCCTAATGATACCAAGTTTTTAACTTGTTCAGATGACTCGACCATGAAGATctggaacttcaacaacggTAAAGAAGAAGCCCATTTGACCGGTCACCACTGGGATGTCAAGAGTAGTGACTGGCACCCGAATCTCGGGTTGGTGGTGAGTGGTTCCAAGGACAATTTGATTAAATTGTGGGATCCTAGATCGGGAACGTGCATTTCAACCCTCCATGGATTCAAGCACACCGTCACCAAGACGCGATTTCAACCCAATGGAATGCAACGGTTATTAGCATCGGTGTCACGAGACCGGTCCTGTAGAATATTTGACTTGAGGACGATGAAGGACTTGATTGTATTGAGAAACCACGAAAGTGACTTGTCGTGTGTCGAATGGCACCCATTACACCCTTCGATGTTTACGGTGGGTGCCTACGATGGGTCTATTAGTCACTACTTGTTGGACTCGTACATTCCAGATGATGATAAGGAACAAATTAATACGATTTCTCCTAGTCACACGATTCCATACGCACACGAAAAGTCGATTCATGCGTTGGAGTACCATCCGTTGGGACACTTGTTGTGTTCGGCGGGGGCTGACAGATCTGCACGGTTTTGGTCTCGGTCTCGGCCTAACGATCCTATGGCGTTCCAAGATGCCTTGTACACCAATGATAAAAACGGTGCCTGGTACTATCAGGCAAACAATAATGTGAATGCAGTGATAGCTCCACCAAGCAATGGAGTGGGGGCTGCTACAAGTGCGGCACAAGTGCCTGGATTGCTGAGCATTCCAGGGTTGAACTTCTCGCACTAG
- the GIM4 gene encoding Cochaperone prefoldin complex subunit (BUSCO:EOG09265BAK; EggNog:ENOG503P3X9; COG:O), protein MENEPRSGTDEQKSAALQQQYNKLQADIADMQEQLGTIQAQLQEYVIVDKTLTSISPDHRAGRKCFKMIGGVLVEKTVDEVIKLLDADIKSLQQQRESHEKSVASARTSLESWIKNNHIKIIRQ, encoded by the coding sequence ATGGAAAACGAACCAAGGTCCGGCACCGACGAACAAAAGTCAGCCGCGTTGCAACAGCAGTACAACAAGCTTCAGGCCGACATCGCCGACATGCAAGAGCAGCTCGGCACTATCCAGGCTCAGCTCCAGGAATACGTGATTGTGGACAAAACTCTCACCAGCATCAGTCCAGACCACCGCGCCGGGCGTAAGTGTTTCAAAATGATTGGGGGGGTATTGGTAGAGAAAACTGTCGACGAAGTAATAAAGCTCTTGGATGCCGACATCAAAAGCTTACAACAACAGCGGGAAAGCCATGAAAAACTGGTGGCAAGTGCTCGTACCAGCCTAGAGAGTTGgatcaagaacaaccaTATCAAGATCATTCGCCAATGA
- a CDS encoding uncharacterized protein (EggNog:ENOG503NXB1; COG:E,H) encodes MLARTLAMVNPIRKAGCLIIGDEVLNGKILDTNSHVFAKFCFNELSIPVKKTIVCGDDCDDITNSLNTLIHDDCDFIVTSGGIGPTHDDITYESIAHAFGVECKRDQQTVDRMHSLRTEYLTTLTDRRLAAFYRMATFPVASDTVSVDKIYTDDSLWVPVVGINSQVYILPGVPQLFEKLLLGLKDSLKRRVDVDSRLKRFYVKTTTKESELAPFLADLQSSSNATYGAGSVKLGSYPHFAWGVNTISVIGDKHVSVEALRVIVADVVGNLGGEAREISVEEEETMTTTSPQK; translated from the coding sequence ATGCTTGCAAGAACACTTGCAATGGTAAATCCTATCAGAAAGGCTGGGTGCTTAATTATAGGTGATGAAGTATTAAATGGTAAGATACTCGACACAAATCTGCATGTTTTTGCCAAGTTTTGCTTCAATGAGCTTTCAATTCCCGTGAAAAAGACCATTGTCTGTGGGGACGACTGTGacgatatcaccaactcccTTAACACATTGATCCACGATGACTGTGATTTCATAGTCACCAGTGGCGGCATTGGACCCACTCATGACGATATAACCTATGAGTCGATTGCTCATGCCTTTGGCGTCGAGTGTAAACGTGATCAGCAAACTGTGGACAGAATGCACTCACTTCGAACAGAGTATCTAACGACATTGACAGACCGCCGGCTCGCGGCGTTTTACCGCATGGCCACGTTTCCCGTCGCCAGTGACACGGTGCTGGTGGACAAGATTTATACGGATGACTCGCTTTGGGTTCCAGTGGTAGGTATTAATAGCCAGGTATATATTTTGCCAGGAGTGCCGCAGTTGTTCGAGAAGCTtttgttggggttgaagGACTCGCTTAAAAGGCGGGTGGATGTAGACCTGAGGTTGAAACGGTTCTACGTGAAGACCACAACAAAAGAGAGTGAATTGGCCCCTTTTTTGGCAGATCTACAGCTGCTGAGCAATGCTACTTATGGAGCTGGCTCCGTGAAATTAGGCAGTTATCCACACTTTGCCTGGGGAGTTAATACCATCAGCGTTATAGGTGACAAGCACGTGAGTGTGGAGGCGTTAAGGGTGATTGTGGCCGATGTAGTGGGGAATTTGGGTGGTGAGGCTAGAGAGATCTCAgttgaggaagaagagacaaTGACCACCACCAGTCCTCAGAAATAA